A window from Peromyscus eremicus chromosome 5, PerEre_H2_v1, whole genome shotgun sequence encodes these proteins:
- the Taf5l gene encoding TAF5-like RNA polymerase II p300/CBP-associated factor-associated factor 65 kDa subunit 5L isoform X1 produces MKRVRTEQVQVAVSCYLKRRQYVDSEGPLKQGLRLSQTPEEMAANLTVQSESGCANAVSAAPCQAEPQQYEVQFGRLRSFLTADSDSQHSHEVMPLLYPLFVYLHLNLVQSGPKSTVESFYSRFHGMFLQNASQKDIIEQLQTTQTIQDILSNFQLRAFLDNKYVVRLQEDSYNYLIRYLQSDNNTALCKVLAVHIHLDVQPAKRTDYQLYASGGSSRSESSGLEPPDVPNPILQNEAALEVLQESIKRVKDGPPSLTTICFYAFYNTEQLLNTAEISSDSKLLAAGFDNSCIKLWSLRSKKLKSEPHHVDTSRIRLACDTLEEEENEEDNAGTEMKILRGHCGPVYSTRFLADSSGLLSCSEDMSIRYWDLGSFTNTVLYQGHAYPVWDVDISPYSLYFASGSHDRTARLWSFDRTYPLRIYAGHLADVDCVKFHPNSNYLATGSTDKTVRLWSAQQGNSVRLFTGHRGPVLSLAFSPNGKYLASAGEDQRLKLWDLASGTLFKELRGHTDSITSLAFSPDSGLVASASMDNSVRVWDIRSTCCNTPADGSSGELVGVYTGQMSNVLSVQFMACNLLLVTGITQENQEH; encoded by the exons tccaatcaGAATCTGGTTGTGCCAATGCGGTGTCTGCAGCTCCTTGCCAGGCAGAACCCCAGCAATATGAAGTACAGTTTGGACGACTGAGAAGCTTTCTCACTG CAGATTCTGACTCCCAGCACAGCCATGAAGTTATGCCTCTCCTCTACCCCCTCTTTGTCTACCTCCACCTCAACCTGGTCCAGAGTGGCCCCAAGAGCACAGTGGAAAGCTTCTATAGCCGCTTCCATGGAATGTTCCTACAGAATGCAAGTCAGAAGGACATCATTGAGCAgctgcaaaccacacagaccatCCAGGACATTCTGTCAAACTTCCAGCTTCGTGCATTCCTGGACAACAAGTACGTGGTCCGTCTCCAGGAAGATAGCTACAACTACCTTATCCGCTACCTCCAAAGCGATAACAACACTGCCCTGTGCAAGGTGCTTGCCGTGCACATTCACCTGGACGTTCAGCCTGCCAAGAGGACAGACTATCAGCTCTATGCCAGTGGTGGCTCCTCCCGAAGTGAGAGCAGCGGCTTGGAGCCACCAGATGTGCCCAATCCAATTCTGCAGAATGAAGCTGCCCTGGAAGTCTTGCAGGAGAGTATCAAGCGGGTCAAGGATGGACCTCCCTCCCTCACCACCATCTGCTTCTATGCCTTCTATAACACAGAGCAGCTGCTGAATACTGCAGAGATCTCCTCTGATAGCAAACTTCTGGCTGCTGGGTTTGACAACTCCTGCATAAAGCTCTGGAGCTTGCGCTCCAAAAAGCTGAAATCAGAGccccaccatgtggacacatctcGTATCCGTCTAGCTTGTGACACTCTGGAGGAGGAG gagaatgaggaagatAATGCAGGCACAGAAATGAAGATCCTTCGGGGACACTGTGGCCCAGTATACAGCACTCGGTTCCTTGCAGACAGCTCGGGGCTGCTCTCTTGTTCTGAAGATATGTCCATCAGGTACTGGGACCTGGGGAGCTTCACCAACACTGTGCTGTATCAGGGACATGCCTACCCTGTGTGGGACGTGGACATCAGCCCCTACAGCCTGTATTTTGCCAGTGGGTCCCATGACCGTACCGCCAGGCTGTGGTCTTTTGATCGGACGTACCCGCTGAGGATATATGCAGGACACCTGGCTGATGTGGACTGTGTCAAATTCCACCCCAACTCAAACTACTTGGCTACAGGTTCCACTGATAAAACTGTCCGGCTCTGGAGTGCCCAACAGGGGAACTCAGTGCGGCTCTTCACAGGTCACCGAGGTCCCGTGCTTTCCCTTGCCTTTTCTCCCAACGGTAAGTACTTGGCATCTGCTGGTGAGGACCAGCGGTTAAAGCTGTGGGACTTGGCCTCTGGGACGCTTTTTAAAGAACTGAGAGGCCACACAGACAGTATCACCAGTCTGGCCTTTAGCCCAGACAGCGGTCtggttgcctctgcctccatggaCAACTCTGTGCGTGTCTGGGACATCAGAAGCACGTGCTGTAACACACCTGCTGATGGCTCTTCGGGTGAGCTCGTGGGCGTGTACACTGGACAGATGAGCAACGTCCTGAGTGTACAGTTCATGGCCTGCAACCTCCTCCTGGTGACTGGAATCACACAAGAAAATCAAGAACATTAA
- the Taf5l gene encoding TAF5-like RNA polymerase II p300/CBP-associated factor-associated factor 65 kDa subunit 5L isoform X2 has protein sequence MKRVRTEQVQVAVSCYLKRRQYVDSEGPLKQGLRLSQTPEEMAANLTVQSESGCANAVSAAPCQAEPQQYEVQFGRLRSFLTDSDSQHSHEVMPLLYPLFVYLHLNLVQSGPKSTVESFYSRFHGMFLQNASQKDIIEQLQTTQTIQDILSNFQLRAFLDNKYVVRLQEDSYNYLIRYLQSDNNTALCKVLAVHIHLDVQPAKRTDYQLYASGGSSRSESSGLEPPDVPNPILQNEAALEVLQESIKRVKDGPPSLTTICFYAFYNTEQLLNTAEISSDSKLLAAGFDNSCIKLWSLRSKKLKSEPHHVDTSRIRLACDTLEEEENEEDNAGTEMKILRGHCGPVYSTRFLADSSGLLSCSEDMSIRYWDLGSFTNTVLYQGHAYPVWDVDISPYSLYFASGSHDRTARLWSFDRTYPLRIYAGHLADVDCVKFHPNSNYLATGSTDKTVRLWSAQQGNSVRLFTGHRGPVLSLAFSPNGKYLASAGEDQRLKLWDLASGTLFKELRGHTDSITSLAFSPDSGLVASASMDNSVRVWDIRSTCCNTPADGSSGELVGVYTGQMSNVLSVQFMACNLLLVTGITQENQEH, from the exons tccaatcaGAATCTGGTTGTGCCAATGCGGTGTCTGCAGCTCCTTGCCAGGCAGAACCCCAGCAATATGAAGTACAGTTTGGACGACTGAGAAGCTTTCTCACTG ATTCTGACTCCCAGCACAGCCATGAAGTTATGCCTCTCCTCTACCCCCTCTTTGTCTACCTCCACCTCAACCTGGTCCAGAGTGGCCCCAAGAGCACAGTGGAAAGCTTCTATAGCCGCTTCCATGGAATGTTCCTACAGAATGCAAGTCAGAAGGACATCATTGAGCAgctgcaaaccacacagaccatCCAGGACATTCTGTCAAACTTCCAGCTTCGTGCATTCCTGGACAACAAGTACGTGGTCCGTCTCCAGGAAGATAGCTACAACTACCTTATCCGCTACCTCCAAAGCGATAACAACACTGCCCTGTGCAAGGTGCTTGCCGTGCACATTCACCTGGACGTTCAGCCTGCCAAGAGGACAGACTATCAGCTCTATGCCAGTGGTGGCTCCTCCCGAAGTGAGAGCAGCGGCTTGGAGCCACCAGATGTGCCCAATCCAATTCTGCAGAATGAAGCTGCCCTGGAAGTCTTGCAGGAGAGTATCAAGCGGGTCAAGGATGGACCTCCCTCCCTCACCACCATCTGCTTCTATGCCTTCTATAACACAGAGCAGCTGCTGAATACTGCAGAGATCTCCTCTGATAGCAAACTTCTGGCTGCTGGGTTTGACAACTCCTGCATAAAGCTCTGGAGCTTGCGCTCCAAAAAGCTGAAATCAGAGccccaccatgtggacacatctcGTATCCGTCTAGCTTGTGACACTCTGGAGGAGGAG gagaatgaggaagatAATGCAGGCACAGAAATGAAGATCCTTCGGGGACACTGTGGCCCAGTATACAGCACTCGGTTCCTTGCAGACAGCTCGGGGCTGCTCTCTTGTTCTGAAGATATGTCCATCAGGTACTGGGACCTGGGGAGCTTCACCAACACTGTGCTGTATCAGGGACATGCCTACCCTGTGTGGGACGTGGACATCAGCCCCTACAGCCTGTATTTTGCCAGTGGGTCCCATGACCGTACCGCCAGGCTGTGGTCTTTTGATCGGACGTACCCGCTGAGGATATATGCAGGACACCTGGCTGATGTGGACTGTGTCAAATTCCACCCCAACTCAAACTACTTGGCTACAGGTTCCACTGATAAAACTGTCCGGCTCTGGAGTGCCCAACAGGGGAACTCAGTGCGGCTCTTCACAGGTCACCGAGGTCCCGTGCTTTCCCTTGCCTTTTCTCCCAACGGTAAGTACTTGGCATCTGCTGGTGAGGACCAGCGGTTAAAGCTGTGGGACTTGGCCTCTGGGACGCTTTTTAAAGAACTGAGAGGCCACACAGACAGTATCACCAGTCTGGCCTTTAGCCCAGACAGCGGTCtggttgcctctgcctccatggaCAACTCTGTGCGTGTCTGGGACATCAGAAGCACGTGCTGTAACACACCTGCTGATGGCTCTTCGGGTGAGCTCGTGGGCGTGTACACTGGACAGATGAGCAACGTCCTGAGTGTACAGTTCATGGCCTGCAACCTCCTCCTGGTGACTGGAATCACACAAGAAAATCAAGAACATTAA